CTTCATCCCCATACACATGCGCATCGGGCGCTTCTCCAATGCCTACACCATCTAAAACGATTGTTACCCACACAGACATGATTAGAATATTTTGATGATAAAACAGTTTGTACCTTAAAGATAAGGCAAAAAACGACGATCGTTAGCTTGACCCGTCATGTACCTCAATCATGATCTTTATCGAGATGGGCATAAAATCCCGCGAGGCTCACTTCTCCGGCCACATAAGTCCGTATCCCGCCCTTTTCCATCACCATTAAATGACCCTGCTCGTTCACACCCGCCAAAAATCCCTGATTGGTCTCGTCATTGGGCAGTTGTAAGCAAATATGTTCTCCTAAGCCTGCCAAATGATGTAGGTATGTATGGCGTATTGCCGCAATTCCGCACTGGTACAAATGGTTTAGATTGGCTTCCAACTTGGCCAAAACCTTCGCCATGAGCACCTCGCGGTCTAAGGTTGTTTTTGTAAAACGCGCCAACGATGTGGCTTTATGGCGCAATTCATCTGGAAAAAGCTGCTGGTTTACATTTACGCCGATGCCCAACAAAAGCGCATCTGTTCCGCTAACGGTTTCCAACA
The Rhodothermia bacterium DNA segment above includes these coding regions:
- a CDS encoding biotin--[acetyl-CoA-carboxylase] ligase; the protein is MSVSFGTPRQHYPVCASTNTLAGDWARQGAPEGAVVSADYQSAGKGRLGRIWEAPMAENLLFSVVLRPPLLQEHYGQVVMAAAVAVSEALAEAIQSEQVQIKWPNDILVAGQKVCGMLLETVSGTDALLLGIGVNVNQQLFPDELRHKATSLARFTKTTLDREVLMAKVLAKLEANLNHLYQCGIAAIRHTYLHHLAGLGEHICLQLPNDETNQGFLAGVNEQGHLMVMEKGGIRTYVAGEVSLAGFYAHLDKDHD